The Magnetococcales bacterium genome has a segment encoding these proteins:
- a CDS encoding type II toxin-antitoxin system HigB family toxin: MHVIAKPVLIEFWTRYPDAAIPLQAWYRTMTHAAYVDFSDLRATFGSADYVPPKFTVFNIGGNKYRLVAVIHYNRRKVYVRAILTHIEYDRGDWKWE, from the coding sequence ATGCACGTCATTGCCAAGCCTGTATTGATCGAATTCTGGACACGGTACCCGGATGCAGCGATCCCGTTACAGGCATGGTACCGCACGATGACACATGCGGCCTACGTTGATTTTTCCGACCTGAGAGCAACCTTCGGAAGCGCTGATTACGTGCCACCGAAATTCACCGTGTTCAACATCGGTGGCAACAAGTATCGCCTGGTTGCTGTGATCCATTATAACCGGCGCAAGGTCTACGTCAGGGCAATCCTGACGCACATTGAATATGATCGTGGCGATTGGAAATGGGAGTGA